A segment of the Desulfovibrio sp. Huiquan2017 genome:
GACGCGGGCATGTTCCCGTTCTCCCGGCGCTACCTCAAGAACGGTTTCAAGGGCCACTTCTCGACCATCGGGCTCATCGGCGGCCATGAGGCGTGCATGAACCTGCTGCACAAGGGGCTCGACACGCCGTCCGGATCCCACCTCATGCAGCGGGTGCTCAAGCTCCTGCGTCGGCTGGTGGTCCAGTTCCAGGAAGAGACCGGCAACCTGTACAACCTCGAAGCCACGCCCGGCGAAGGCACCTGCTACCGGCTGGCCAAAATCGACCGCGAGCTGTACGCCGACATCTACACCTCGGGCGACGAGACCCCCTACTACACCAACTCCACCCTGTTGCCCGTGGGCATCAGCTCGGACGTGTTCTTCGCTCTGGAACACCAGAACGCCTTGCAGACACTGTACAACGGCGGCACGGTCTTCCACACCTTCCTGGGCGAGGCCGCCCCGGACGAGGAGAGCGTGAAGAACTTCCTGATCAAGGCAATGAGCAAGACCAAGATCCCATACATCTCGGTCACGCCGACCTTCTCCATCTGCGAGGATCACGGCTACCTCTACGGCGAGCACTTCCACTGCCCGACCTGCGACAAGGAAACCGAGGTCTATACCCGCGTGGTCGGCTACTACCGCCCGGTGGGGCGCTGGAACAAGGGCAAGCAGCAGGAGTACAAGGACCGCATGGAATACTCGGAGCAGAGCTTCTGCCGTCCGGCCTGCGCCCCCGCCTGCGTCCCCGTGGCCGAACCCGCCGGTGAATCCGTGAGCGAGCCCGCCGCCTGACGAACCCCGGGGAATCGATGATACTCGACGCAAACCAGCTCGCCTCCATACGGCAGCACAACGACGAGGAATTGCGAAGGGGAAGCCGCGCTACGCACGGCTACCCCGCCCGCACGGTGCAGGACCTGTTGCACACGATCGAAACCCTGAAGAAAGAAAAGAAGAAGTGGAAGAAGCTGGCCCAGGACCGGGGCAAGGCCCTCAAGACCATCAGGGATCTGACCTCGGAATAGTCCCCAGCCATCCACCGATTCGGCGCTTCGCATCCCTACAAGGCCTGGAAGGTTTTCCTTCCAGGCCTTTTTCGTCGGCTCGACGAAGACCGCCACACATCCAGGCCCTCTTGCCGTCATCCCCCGTCCATTCCCCAACCTTCGCAGTTCTACTATTCTCATTATCATTCGTGTTAGTTGACACGTTTTTTTAAATAGTGCTATTTAGCGCAATCTTTTTAAAAACGCGTACTCAAAGTGAGGAGTTCATGCACGGTTTCCCCCAATCCCGCGCGGGCAGGTTGGTCCTGACCGCAGTGTTCGGCCTGTTGGTTCTTGCCACCCTGGGCGCAACCCCGGCCCTGGCCAAGGACACGCTCACCCTGGCGATCAAGGGCGAACCCGAGGACGGATACGATCCGACCATGGGCTGGGGCCGCTACGGCAATCCCCTGTTCCAGTCCACCCTGCTCAAACGGGACGAGCAACTGAACATCATCAACGACCTGGCCACGGCAGCCGAACTGGCCGATGGGGGGCTGGCCTGGAACGTGACCATCCGCCAGGACGCCAAATTTTCCGACGGGTCCCCGCTGACCGCCGAGGATGTGGCTTACACCTTCAACACCGCGGCCAACGCGGGCGGCAAGGTGGACCTGATCAACATGGACAAGGCCGAGGCCACTGGCGCGTACACCGTGCGGATCACCCTCAAAAAGCGTGACACGACCTTCATCAACCGGCTGGTCAGCCTGGGCATCGTGCCCAAGGCCCTGCACGGCCCCGATTATGCCCGCAAGCCCATTGGGTCCGGCCCCTACCGGATGGTCGAATGGAACGAGGGCCAGCAGATGATCGCCGAGATCAATCCCTATTATTACGGCGACAAGCCCTTTTTCAAACATCTGGTCTTTCTGTTCACCGACGAGGACACCTCCTTCGCCGCGGCCAAGGCGGGCAAGGTGGACGTGGTCGTGGTCCCGCAGGTCCTGGCCTTGCAGTCCCTCCCCGGCATGGTCCTCCATCCGGTGAAAAGCGTGGACAACCGGGGACTCATGTTCCCCTACCAGCCCAACACCGGCAAGACCACTGACCAGGGCGCGCCCATCGGCAACAACGTCACCGCCGACCCGGCCGTCCGCAAGGCCATCAATGTGGCCATCGACCGCAAGTTGCTGGTCCAGGGCGTACTCGAAGGATTCGGCCGACCGGCTTACGGCCCCTGCGACGGCCTGCCTTGGGACAACCCGGAAAACATCTTCAAAGACGCCGACCCGGATGCGGCCCGCAAGCTTCTGTCCGACGCAGGTTGGAAGGATTCCGACGGCGACGGCATCGTGGAGAAGAACGGCGTCAAGGCGGAATTCACCATCATCTATCCGGCCGACCGGTCCATCCGCCAATACCTGGCCCTGGCCGTGGCCGACATGCTCAAGCCGGTGGGCATCCATGCGGTGGTCGAAGGCAAGCGCAGCTGGGACGAGATCAGGCACCTGATGCACTCGAACGTCATCGTCTTCGGCTGGGGAGCGCACGACCCCATCGAGGTCTACCAGCTCTACTCCAGCCACCACGCGGGTGAAGGATTCAGCAACGGCGGCTACTACATCAATCCCCAAGTGGACAAATACCTGGACCAAGCCATCGCCGCCCCGAATTACGAGGCCTCCCTCGCCTTCTGGAAGAAGGCCCAGTGGGACGGCACCACCGGGTGCAACGCCCATGGCGACGCGCCCTGGGCCTGGCTGGTCAACCTGGAACACACCTACTTCGTCAACGAGCATCTGGACGTGGGCGTCTCCCAGGTGGAGCCCCACGGGCACGGCTGGCCCATCACGGCCAACATCCAGAAATGGACCTGGAAGGATTAACCCTTGCCTCCCGGCGGCGCGGCCCTCCCCGCGCCGCCGGAACCAGGACGTAACATGCACCCCATCTCCCCCTCCTTCTGTCTGGGCAAGCTCGGACGGCTCGCACTGATCCTGTCGCTGGTCTCGGTCCTGGCCTTCACCCTGGTTTCCCTGTCGCCGGTGGACCCGGTATCCGCCTACATCGGCATCGACCGCATGCAGATCAGCACCGCCCAGGAACAGCGCATCATCGAACGCTGGGGACTCGAAAAACCCGCGCCCGAACGGTTCCTCATTTGGGCGAAGCATGCGCTCCAGGGCGACCTGGGCCGCTCCATGATCTTCAACGAACCCGTGACCACGGTCATCGGCAAGCGGTTCGCCACCTCGCTCTGGCTTATGGCCACGGCCTGGGTGCTGTCCGGGCTGCTCGGCTTCGTCCTCGGGGTGATCGCGGGCACCAACCGCAATTCCCCGGCGGACCGGTTCATCCGCGTATACAGTTATACCCTGGCCTCAACCCCGTCATTCTGGATGGGACTGGTGTTGCTGGCCGTG
Coding sequences within it:
- a CDS encoding ABC transporter substrate-binding protein: MHGFPQSRAGRLVLTAVFGLLVLATLGATPALAKDTLTLAIKGEPEDGYDPTMGWGRYGNPLFQSTLLKRDEQLNIINDLATAAELADGGLAWNVTIRQDAKFSDGSPLTAEDVAYTFNTAANAGGKVDLINMDKAEATGAYTVRITLKKRDTTFINRLVSLGIVPKALHGPDYARKPIGSGPYRMVEWNEGQQMIAEINPYYYGDKPFFKHLVFLFTDEDTSFAAAKAGKVDVVVVPQVLALQSLPGMVLHPVKSVDNRGLMFPYQPNTGKTTDQGAPIGNNVTADPAVRKAINVAIDRKLLVQGVLEGFGRPAYGPCDGLPWDNPENIFKDADPDAARKLLSDAGWKDSDGDGIVEKNGVKAEFTIIYPADRSIRQYLALAVADMLKPVGIHAVVEGKRSWDEIRHLMHSNVIVFGWGAHDPIEVYQLYSSHHAGEGFSNGGYYINPQVDKYLDQAIAAPNYEASLAFWKKAQWDGTTGCNAHGDAPWAWLVNLEHTYFVNEHLDVGVSQVEPHGHGWPITANIQKWTWKD